GTGGGGCAGATAGGCGGCGTAGGCTTCGCCCAAGGGTGAGAGCGTGCCGTCGGGCATCAGGAGCCGCGTGTCGGCGAATTCCGGCCGGGTATCGTCGAGGGCGAACCACGCCCACCGCTGGACCAAGCGGTAGTCGTCGGCGGGCAGGCCGTTGGCGGCGTCGCGGAAGTCGGCGGCGCCATCGCCGCAGAGCCAGTCGGTGGCGCCCTGGAGAAACGCGACCGACTGCGGGGTGAAGCTGGGAGTCTCGAACACGCCGTACCCGTTGAGCCACA
This genomic stretch from Phycisphaerae bacterium harbors:
- a CDS encoding PEP-CTERM sorting domain-containing protein (PEP-CTERM proteins occur, often in large numbers, in the proteomes of bacteria that also encode an exosortase, a predicted intramembrane cysteine proteinase. The presence of a PEP-CTERM domain at a protein's C-terminus predicts cleavage within the sorting domain, followed by covalent anchoring to some some component of the (usually Gram-negative) cell surface. Many PEP-CTERM proteins exhibit an unusual sequence composition that includes large numbers of potential glycosylation sites. Expression of one such protein has been shown restore the ability of a bacterium to form floc, a type of biofilm.), which translates into the protein WLNGYGVFETPSFTPQSVAFLQGATDWLCGDGAADFRDAANGLPADDYRLVQRWAWFALDDTRPEFADTRLLMPDGTLSPLGEAYAAYLPHLPEPASLLLLTALTALAGIRRRA